The Caldisericum sp. genome segment GTATGAAAGTAAAAAGCATTAAAATGAGGAACAATAATGGCAATAAATATCTATTTATTTTCGGACAAGTGAACGGAGAAAAACAGGCTATTGTGTTTAGAAAGTTTTCACCAAAATGGGAAAATGAAGAATTTGAAGAGGATAGAAAATTTATACAAAATGAGATTAAATCTTTTGCACCAAAGGTTGTTTATATTAACGGACAAAGTAAACTGACAGATAGTGGTGGCTGGGAAATCCGTAACATTGAATCGACATTCAAACGCCTTATGGAGGCGTAATATGAATATTGATAAATACTTTGTGTTAAACAAGTATTTTTTAAATCTCTTTGGCTTTCAGGATATCAAGGATGCAAAAAGAAATATCAGGCAGGAAAACTATGAGGTTGACCCAAATACAGGACTAACCAATTTTTACTCTGAAATTTCAACCTTACCAAACTTAAGAGTTGAAATTGAAAGCCTGGAGCAATATGATAGAAATATCATTAGTTATGTCGAGAAAATAAATAGGACAAGGGAACCAAAGGTAAATTTAAAATATTTCCAGTATCTTGCAATTTTATTTACTGAAATCTATTTCGATAAGATAAAGAAAAACAAGAGCACATTTTTAAGCGAATTGAATGAATTTAAGCAAGATTACTCTAAAGAAGCTGGAATTGAAATAGATGACTTTGAGGAGAAAGATTTAAATGGACTTGCCTTTTCAATGGCAACAGGCTCTGGAAAGACAATAATCTCTCACATAAATTTCCTGCAATTCCTTAGATATGAACCTTTTAGACCCGATCACATACTTTATATTACACCCAATAGTGGACTCTCCAGACAACATTTTGATGAACTTCTAAAAAGCGGACTTACTGCAAAACTGTATGAAGGTGCACTTTCTAAAAGTCAAAGTGAAAACGAAATTCTTGTTATTGAGATAACAAAGTTAAAAAAGGACAAGCAAGGTGGTGGAGTAAGTCTTCCTGTAGATGCTTTCGAAGGAAGAAATCTCATTTTTGTAGATGAAGGTCATAAAGGAAATGCAAGAGAAGAACAAGAGTGGGGAAAAATACGATCCATGCTTGCAAAAGATGGTTTTGAGTTTGAATATAGCGCTACTTTCCACCAAATATTATCGGAGAAGAATAAAAGTACTTTGCAAAGTTATTCAAAATCAATTATCTTTGATTATTCTTACAAGTATTTCTATCTCGATGGCTATGGAAAGGATTTTTCAGTATTCAATGTAAAGGAAGTTAATAGAATTAATGAAGACGTTTACGAGGAAACAGTATTTGTTGCAAATCTTTTGTCGTACTTTGAGCAGCTCCTCTCTTACAACGAAAATCCAAATCTGGTAAGAGAAAATAACATTGAAAAGCCTTTATGGATATTTGTTGGCACAACTGTTAACAAAGAAGATGAAGCGCTTCAGTCAGACATCTTAAAAATAGTACAGTTCTTTAAGAAAGTAATAGAGGATGAAAGTTGGCTAAAGAAAAAGATAGAGGATATTCTCAAGGGAAATACGCCATTTAAAGAAGATGGAAACGATATCCTCAAAAATAAATTCGTCCATATAAAAGACAAGGATATTGATTCAATCTTGGATTCGATCTACAAGACAATTTTGGAGGAAATGGCAAATTATCAATTTACGAAATAAAAAGTGCAGATGGTGAACTTGGTCTTCAAGTGGTGGATGGAAAGTATTTTGGAGTTGTAAATATCGGGGAGTTATCGAATTTTAAAAAGAAACTTGAGAAGGTAGGAATAGAAATATTGTCGGATGCTATAACACCGTCACTTTTTGATGACATTAAAAAGGAAAATTCAAGTATAAATGTACTTATAGGGGCAAAGAAGTTTATTGAGGGATGGGATACCTGGAGAATAACTTCTATGGGATTGCTAAATATTGGCAAAAGTCAAGGACCACAAATAATTCAGCTGTTTGGACGTGGTGTTAGGCTAAAAGGGAAAAATATGTCTCTTAAGAGAAGTGATGAATTTTATTCGAATCCGGCATTAAAGAAACTTGAAACACTTGAAATTTACGGAATAAAGGCAAACTATATTAACAAGTTTATTGAAGAGATAAGTAAGGAAATAGATATTGAACCGATAAAAATACCTGTTGAATTTAGCCATAAAGACAAATGGGACGAAATTTTTGTCCCTGTAAAAGATGAGGTGAAGTTTAATGAGCAAGAAGTTGTAAAACTCGATGTTGATGAGCACCTTCCTGTTTCTCTGGATTTGAGACCTAAAATTGTAAGTTCTTTGGGAGAAAGAAAAAAAGAATCCGAAGAAACGAATTCAGTTAAGAGCGCCACTTTGGAGGGGGAAACTAAAAACTTTTGCTATAGTGAACTTGGGGATAAAATTGATTTATTGAACTGGCAGAAAATTTATGCAAAGATAGAAGAGTTTAGGCTTGAAAGAAAATATTTTAACCTTATATTCGATATTGACTCATTAAAAAATGTTTTGCTATTGGATAAATGTTTAATTGAAACATATGAGGATTTGGGAAATATAAATTCTCTAAGTGATATAGAGAGATTAGAGGACCTTGCTATAGAACTGTTAAAGAAGTATATATATCGATTTTACAGAAAAATTCAATCTCAAGCGGAAATTAAAGCAATGAAGTTAAAACCAATAAAGACTCAGGAAGATAAATTAAAATTACCATTTTTGAAAGATGGCAACGAGGCTTATGTTGTTAGTATCGATAGAAAAGAAAACAAAGAAACATTAGAAAAGATAAAAGCAGGATTAAAAAACGCCATTTCATCTGTTCAGAAAATTGCAAAAGAGTTAGATAAACTTGGATATGGTATTTATTTAGATGAACATCTCTTTATTCCAATTATTGTTCAAAGCAAAGATATTGAAAGCACAGAGCCTCAAGGACTTGTAGAGAGCGAAAAAGATTTTTTAGATAAAATTAAACAATATATTCCAAACTTAGAAAGTAAAGGTTTTGAAATATATCTCTTAAGGAATCTTCCAAGTTATGGATTTTCTTTTACTCTGGATACCGGGGAAGATTTTCATCCAGACTTCTTAATGTGGATAAAGAAAAATGGAAAAGAAGCAATTATCTTTATTGAGCCTCACGGACTGTTACATTCTGGAGAGAATGATCCGAAAATGAATTTTAGAGATAAAATAAAAGATATTGAAAAAAGTATATCCAAACAAGGCGTTGGTTTAGATGTAGTGCTTGACTATTTTATGATTTCGGAGACGAGTTGGAGCGATTTTGTAGAAAATAAATCTCTATCAACTCCCAAGTCTTACTATAAAGAGAAACATGTATATTTC includes the following:
- a CDS encoding DEAD/DEAH box helicase family protein, with product MNIDKYFVLNKYFLNLFGFQDIKDAKRNIRQENYEVDPNTGLTNFYSEISTLPNLRVEIESLEQYDRNIISYVEKINRTREPKVNLKYFQYLAILFTEIYFDKIKKNKSTFLSELNEFKQDYSKEAGIEIDDFEEKDLNGLAFSMATGSGKTIISHINFLQFLRYEPFRPDHILYITPNSGLSRQHFDELLKSGLTAKLYEGALSKSQSENEILVIEITKLKKDKQGGGVSLPVDAFEGRNLIFVDEGHKGNAREEQEWGKIRSMLAKDGFEFEYSATFHQILSEKNKSTLQSYSKSIIFDYSYKYFYLDGYGKDFSVFNVKEVNRINEDVYEETVFVANLLSYFEQLLSYNENPNLVRENNIEKPLWIFVGTTVNKEDEALQSDILKIVQFFKKVIEDESWLKKKIEDILKGNTPFKEDGNDILKNKFVHIKDKDIDSILDSIYKTILEEMANYQFTK